A single Metarhizium brunneum chromosome 5, complete sequence DNA region contains:
- the tsaC1 gene encoding 4-formylbenzenesulfonate dehydrogenase TsaC1/TsaC2: MASGRLEGKVALVTGAASGFGRGIAEKFTKEGARVVVADLSEDTGKAAASELGGIFVKADVTKTSDWENLLSETLKAFGQLDIVVNNAGVTYPNKPTEDVTEKEFDLVFDVNVKSIYISVHVLLQKYFLKENRPGCFIQVASTAGIRPRPRLTWYNASKGAVITATKSLAVEYGPQQIRFNAVSPVVGSTGMTHLFLGKPDTEENRAGFVSTVPLGRPSTPADVANACCYLASEEAGFITGVNIETRDIHQTNVARDIEQDAGCDNLHFQQYDEPLSKDYRNYTIQASPTAGFAEFDQRFDPIIIEDGCSPAFDHGNTPSDGNATVYSQSLDATLPFDFRGSGFDWLDFDISNIHLPIDSQPSMEENVPPPASVYGVLPSTNPMPPLPALPKRQNVLPWPFEQGKESQPPRFPLPRLHDVLRESTQLSPGDQQTPVDCLVQLFSQQQLPSPKQVASRNLNSGVDLMNQLIDSYFSGFQIIQPIVHAPTWTIHECPTVLLAAMVCVGSALSTDPGSSEVSDAVGEFCASMITWLGVSDSANYSNISYLAALCLHQIYSLGSGNRHLYQNADRTRGVLIGSLRGLGLLNARLNIHDESADSNRAVVDQNNPYAEWKSWITRERDNRIAWASFEYDCSLCTLTNRRGAVDLSELPARLPCSESLWEAPSAHAWAALKFRCPPKAQGAKLSSVLKAAMAGKPVDEHVSMWGRRLCGQVIGRLLWDLKQLEALSTTDYFDLPSLFKAHQQSKTSLLRGLDSLLESMEQPCSTSDLVSYNISSLLCHYSHMYAADDIMDIVLYMVRKIVSHGPEKDRSVAVARRRLSAAMKADKKRTRRLLWHSGQIIAVANEFLVSAPCEIMRLFMAYIFVVAYVKYSPSSLRSRDGVYLRLDIHSRDMEQKKAVMQWIQTGGPVQIGSADDIFTEGSAALITRDAQSIFHRLGSWGLADKFAKILQSFENHNG, translated from the exons AAGTTCACCAAAGAGGGAGCCAGAGTTGTCGTTGCAGATCTCTCAGAAGATACTGGGAAGGCAGCAGCCTCTGAACTGGGCGGCATCTTTGTCAAGGCAGATGTTACGAAAACCAGCGACTGGGAGAACTTGTTGAGCGAGACCTTGAAGGCATTCGGGCAGTTGGACATTGtcgtcaacaacgccggtGTTACCTATCCAAATAAACCAACCGAGGACGTCACGGAGAAAGAGTTTGACCTGGTCTTTGACGTCAACGTCAAGTCCATCTACATCTCAGTCCACGTCCTGCTGCAAAAGTATTTCCTGAAGGAGAACCGACCCGGTTGCTTTATTCAAGTTGCCTCCACAGCTGGCATTCGACCTCGCCCGCGCTTGACGTGGTACAATGCATCCAAAGGAGCAGTCATCACCGCGACAAAGTCCTTGGCCGTGGAATATGGCCCTCAGCAGATTCGGTTCAATGCCGTCTCGCCTGTTGTCGGCAGCACTGGAAT GACGCACTTGTTCCTGGGTAAGCCCGATACAGAGGAGAATCGGGCAGGTTTTGTTTCTACGGTTCCTCTGGGACGGCCATCTACACCAGCAGACGTTGCCAATGCTTGCTGCTATCTCGCCAGTGAGGAGGCCGGTTTCATTACCGGTGTGAATATTGAG ACTCGGGATATCCATCAGACGAATGTGGCACGTGATATAGAGCAAGACGCAGGTTGTGACAATCTTCATTTTCAGCAATACGACGAGCCCCTATCGAAGGATTACAGAAATTATACCATTCAAGCATCGCCAACTGCGGGCTTTGCTGAATTTGATCAGAGATTCGACCCCATCATTATCGAGGACGGCTGCAGCCCAGCCTTTGACCATGGGAACACACCAAGCGATGGGAATGCGACAGTTTACTCTCAGTCTCTAGATGCTACACTGCCTTTTGATTTCAGAGGTAGCGGGTTTGACTGGCTTGATTTCGACATATCCAACATTCACCTCCCCATCGACAGCCAGCCGTCTATGGAAGAAAACGTACCTCCGCCAGCGAGCGTGTATGGTGTTCTACCCTCGACCAACCCAATGCCTCCTCTTCCAGCTTTACCTAAAAGGCAGAATGTTCTACCATGGCCATTTGAACAAGGAAAAGAATCGCAACCCCCGCGATTCCCACTACCAAGATTACATGATGTACTGAGGGAATCAACGCAACTTAGCCCGGGAGACCAACAAACTCCCGTTGATTGCCTAGTCCAACTATTCTCTCAGCAGCAACTCCCTAGTCCGAAGCAAGTGGCTTCACGTAACCTCAATTCCGGTGTAGACCTGATGAATCAGCTCATTGATTCATATTTCTCCGGATTCCAAATTATCCAGCCCATTGTTCACGCGCCGACTTGGACGATTCATGAATGCCCAAcggtgctgctggcggcaATGGTCTGCGTTGGATCTGCGCTGTCGACTGATCCGGGATCTAGTGAGGTATCGGATGCCGTTGGTGAATTCTGTGCCTCAATGATAACATGGCTG GGAGTATCGGATAGTGCTAATTACTCTAATATTTCCTATTTGGCTGCATTATGCCTACACCAGATATATTCGTTGGGATCTGGGAACCGTCATCTCTATCAAAACGCAGACCGGACACGAGGCGTACTCATTGGAAGCCTACGGGGATTAGGACTGTTGAATGCTCGACTCAACATCCACGATGAATCTGCAGACAGTAATAGAGCCGTGGTTGACCAGAATAACCCTTACGCTGAGTGGAAATCGTGGATcacgagagagagagacaatCGGATCGCTTGGGCATCTTTCGAATACGACTGTAGCCTGTGCACTTTGACCAATCGTCGGGGAGCTGTGGACTTGAGTGAGCTTCCAGCGAGGTTGCCCTGTTCTGAGTCATTATGGGAAGCGCCATCTGCACATGCCTGGGCTGCTTTGAAGTTCCGATGTCCACCCAAAGCCCAGGGAGCCAAGCTGTCTAGTGTCCTGAaagctgccatggctggaaAACCAGTCGATGAACATGTTTCCATGTGGGGAAGGAGATTGTGCGGCCAAGTCATTGGACGTCTGCTTTGGGATTTGAAGCAGCTGGAGGCGTTGTCAACAACAGATTACTTTGACTTGCCTTCACTGTTCAAAGCCCATCAGCAGTCCAAGACTTCTCTCCTTCGGGGACTTGACTCTCTTCTCGAATCTATGGAACAGCCATGCTCTACTTCTGACCTCGTCAGTTACAA TATCTCCTCCCTTTTGTGCCACTATTCCCATATGTACGCTGCAGACGATATAATGGATATAGTTCTCTACATGGTGCGCAAAATAGTGTCCCACGGACCAGAGAAGGATAGAAGTGTCGCTGTCGCAAGACGCCGGCTCTCCGCGGCTATGAAAGCAGATAAAAAGCGAACAAGACGTCTCTTGTGGCACTCGGGCCAAatcatcgccgtcgccaatgAGTTCTTGGTTTCTGCCCCTTGTGAAATTATGCGTCTCTTCATGGCATACATCTTTGTCGTGGCATACGTCAAATACAGCCCGTCGTCATTGAGATCTAGAGACGGCGTCTACCTGAGACTGGATATTCACTCCCGCGACATGGAGCAAAAGAAGGCAGTAATGCAATGGATTCAGACTGGTGGACCCGTGCAAATTGGCTCGGCGGATGATATTTTCACAGAGGGATCTGCTGCTCTTATCACGAGAGACGCGCAGAGTATATTCCACCGACTGGGGTCTTGGGGACTCGCCGACAAGTTTGCAAAAATACTGCA